Genomic window (Psilocybe cubensis strain MGC-MH-2018 chromosome 1, whole genome shotgun sequence):
CTACCCTGGACTAAGTAGTTCTGCCCTCCAGCAGATTAACTCCGTCGAAACCTCTGTTTTCGGCTTGCAAGCAGCGTCAAGCGCCTCTCAATTTGATTCGGCATGCTATCCTGATCGTCCTATATATGGAGTCCTTGACGTCCTGCGTCTAAGGTTGCCATTTCTGGATACGCGATCAGGAGTTGTCCGAGAGGCAGCGGTGCTTACGCGAGATGCTACCTCGAGGGCGGTTATTTACAAAGGAGAACTTTTGAGCACTCTGCTCAGCGGTTCGTCTAGTAATACTGCTCCGTTTACGCCTGCTCAATTGGACCCGCGTCAATTTGGAACCATTAGCTTGGCAGACCATGTCATTCTCCAATATCTTTCGTCTATTCCAGATATCACCATAACCAACGCTCTCGTGAGGTTTATCCTCGATACTGCGACAAAACCCCCTGCACCACCTGATATCTCATCTTCATTATATCAGTCGCTGCAATCAATCCCAGCGCTAGAAGTTGCTATATTTGGTCAGGTTCCTCCTTCTGACCTCACTTCAACCGTGGCACCTTTCACAAACCCCTCCGgctctttctttttcgggTCTGATGATGCATCTGCTCTGAGAAACTGGACTATTAATACCGTTAGTGGGTCTGTTGTTTGGACCCAAAATGCAACATCACCACTTATCGTCCGTGATAAGTCCTTGAGCAACACCACCATTACTCAAACCTGGAACGCCATTTCTCTTGCTATTACTCATAACATACCAAATATCGGACTCGCCAACATCACTACAACATTTACCAACACGGGAGATTTCTCTATATCATAGTTTTCATGGAATTTTCTGCCTTGCTTTCGTTGACATTTTTTCTTATTGTTTCACACATTGCTGGTTTCTATGATTGTGTGTTATTGTGATTTTAGCTTGCTTGGAATTATGCATTTGATTTATATGGTTATTTACTTGAGCATGTACCTATATCCATCCAGGGTAAATACGAGAATGATGGAGCTAGGAGCACATAGAGCACGTGAAGGGCCCCGGTTGTCTTCTCTCACCGCAGGCGCTCACTTTGAGTTGCAAAGGGTCAAGCTGACAGAATGATCCCACCTTCTGCCTGTCACCTCTGCCAGAAGCTCTAATTGTGCACATCCATCGCGTTCATCTTGAACTCAGACAAGTCCACACTTCCAGAATGCCGCGAGTGCCTCAACCGTCCACCAATGCGGCTCGGGCATCGTCTGCCTTAGTCACGAGTCCGCACCCAAATGTGCTGAAGAGAAATCAGGTTAGTTTTGTTGTGCTACATATCGCATACGGGGAGCGAAACAATAACTTTGTTGATTGAACAGGCTTGTCATCAGGTAGGATAATTGAACGCTATCGCAATGCCACCATAGACCTCTGACTGTTCGGGTATCCTATAAGTGCCGTCGAAGAAAGCTGGTAAGTGTTGCATCGACTCCACGGTATATGTTTCCTCTAACTGATCACCTTAGAAATGGTACATTTATACCGTCTTTGTGGATTACAGAAGTCTCATATCTCGTAACATTAGTGATGCCAAACGACCTTGCTCTACCTGTGTGCGTTCGCATACCCATGCGCTATCACATGCGCCTCCAGGAATGACTATGCCTCCGAACCCGGAATGCACATTCGATGATGGTGCGACACTACTTTGGGTTCCTGGAATCTTCCTCTAACGATATGTTATCTCAGTCGCGGAAGTCAGCGCAACGGTCACTGAAGGGCCAAAGAATAGATATGAACGATTAGAGAACAGAATTAGTGAGCACCGAATTGTTGTAACAAAGCTTGTTCATCTAAGTGAAGTCTAGATGAGCTAGAAATGCTCTTACGGCAAAAAGAAAGTGGATCTCAATCTCCTTCCAACTCTAATCCCATCTTCTTCCCTGAAGATAACGCAGGTTCCCTTTTGTCAGGTTTGATGTTCACCTTTCTGTCTTACTATATACTCTGTTTCACCTTGGTTGTGCAGGATCACCGCCAAATGGTCACCAGCCTCACCTTTCTCACAAAATGGACCCCGAATTATCACCTATCAGTCATCTCTCTCAATCTCCCCCCCAGCTTTCTAGAATAGCCGCTACCTCTTTCTCGCATTCCAATGATACTACGTCATATCGTTCCGATGTTATGTGGCCCAACTGGCCACCATCTCTGCCAGAACCAGAACTATTGAGGCACCTGTGAGTTTTATCATTTGAAGTCCACACTATCCCATTTCATTGCCTTCTAGCATCGACGTGTTTTTCGTCTTTCACCCACACGCTGGTCGCATGTTTCATCCTCCGACTTTTATGCATTCCATTTCGTTGCCTCCGAATCACCCTAAATTTCCATCGCTTCCTGTATTACATGCCATATGTGCTATCGGAAGTCTCTACACAGCTGCAGTAACTTCACCACCGCTCCCGAATTTTGATGAAATTTCTCCAGGTATGATGGTTTACGTGGCTATATGAAATATTCATTATTGAAATTTATCATAGATGAAATATTCTTGGAAAAGTTGAGAGTGAAAGATCCTCGACCTGATTCATTTGCAGAGAAACATGCCCGCTTGGCAAAAGAAAGTGCAGAACGGCTCAATACTCTGGGACAGGACCTTTTTCAAGTTCTGCAAGGTAGGGACTGTATTTCAATTTGGCAATGTGTTGCTGACTTCTCTGACATTAAGCCAATATCATATTGACATGGTTCTACTGGTCTCATGGAAGGTAAGCAGCTGGTGGTGATTAGATGTATCTGATGATTTAACGACCATTTTTTGCCTAGATGGGTCGATGTATGTCTTTAGACACCGTAGATTTTTTTATGAATTGTACTTATATCTTGTTCAGATATTCGTGGCTTCGGGACATTCAATGCGTCTAGCTGTGCCCCTTGGTCTAAATATGTGTCCGCCTTTCCATTCTATTGGAAAGGCAGAGAGGCCGCCATCTATTTTGCCCCCGGCTCGTACAGTTATCGAAGATGAAACAAGAAGGAATACATTTTGGCTGGCGTATGCTGCAGAACGCCAACATGGCCTGGGTAATGGCTGGGCTCTCAGCCTTGATAACCAGGATGTTTCCCAATTACTTCCTGTCAGAGGAGATCAATTCTTACAAGGGGTATGCTTTCCGATTACTATATTACTGCTATCGTGACAATCTAATAACTTGTTGTAGGTCCTAGTGCAGCCTGTTGATCGGCAGTGGGCACAGTCAAGAGACGTACTCCTGACACATCCAGAAAACCAGACAGATTCATTCATTCTGTATATAAAAGGAACAATATTGATAGGTAAGAGATATAGTTTTACATTCTGATAATACTCGATTTAATCCAGAATGATCAGCTTTGGTGAAGGCATTTAACCTCAGATTCAGATCAAAGCACTTCTCCGGTGATCCGTCGGTTGTGTCAGTGTACAATGAAGATCCATCAGCCGCTGATGAACCTGTTGACCCGCGAAGCTCAGCGGCCTTCATTGAACTCGATCACATTGTTTCTTCCTTCCGCGCGTCTTTCCCAAGTCATCTTCGAAATCCGATACGCGACAACCTTGTGGACAATCATCTCTATACTGCATGTCTAATGCCTCACGTGTATGTAATTATCCATAAAGAAAAGGAATAATGATATTGACACTGTTATATCTAGGCTTACCATAGTTCTTCATGATCCACACGCCGACGTTCGCAAGTCTGGTTGTATATCAGCTCTCAAAATTCTTACAGCTGCCAGAGCTATTTTGGATCTGATATACAATGTATGGTCAACAAGTTATGACATTACTCTTTTGGATTCGTTTTGCACCGTAAGCTTGTTTCCTAATCATTTAATTTGTTGCTATTTAGTTAATTTTCTATAATCAGTTTTGCTGGTTTGTAGGTGGTCGGGTGCTCGTTAGGTTTCTGCAAGTGGCAATGGATGCCAACAGTGCCGACCAAATTTCTACTTTGCGATCAGAAGTTGAATTCATACAGTATGTTCTGATCCTATTTCCCAAGTTCTGATATTGAGGGCCTGTACTTTTTTCAGCTTGGCTATATCCAAAGTTGGAGAGCGAATACCTATGGCATACCGATTTTCGAAAATGTTGGAGAGTGTAATAATCAAGCACTGCGGGTCTGCACCAAGGGCACAAGCAGATTGTAACTTGCCTCGGGCACTAGAACCCCACATGCTTCAAAGTTTATTCCAAGAAATTTGCCCTACCCCAGAAGATAATATTAACTTGACTGAAGCTCTTCATGACCCTGGGTCGTTCTTGACGTCCACATAAACTTTCCTCTGCTACGATACCATTTCTGTTCTTTAtttgattttgctttgattAGTCTGTATATTTAAATACCATCAATTGTATATTCTTTGGGTTTCACCTCGATCCTTGTTGTGCGCTATTTGCCACAACTCCATATTGTAAAAGTAACGGAAGCTGGAATACTTACATTAAATGTGACCCGATGCGCGGAGAAGTCAACCCGACTCATAGCGAGCGTTTAGCCTCACACTTCCACGATGAGCAGCAGCAACCTTAACGTAGCCGTTTTAGGCCCACTGGGCACATATACACACGAAGTATGTCATTTGTCAACGTCTCTGTGAATCCGGCACTGAGCATTTCCCAAGGCGGCCTTCAAGGTCTTTGGGAATGAAGTCGCGTATGAAGAACGTGACACAATTGCTGGTGAGATAGTTCTCGGTGCCCTCAACATACCTTGAGAGTCAAGCTTTTTACGCCTGTTTAATCTAAGGTGTGTTCGAATGCCTTGATCCGCAGCTCCCACTGGGAGTGATTCCCCAGGAAAACTCTATATTCGGACCCGTTGTCGAAACATACGATCTTCTGAGAACATCCGAGCAGAGCTATGTTCGAGGAGAAATAACCCTCAAAGTCGAGCATTGTTTAGTGGTAAAGAGAGGTGTTAGACTAGATCAGATACGAAAAATTATGAGCCATGAACAGGTGAGTCAGGTCTCACTTGTCAGAAGTGCACTGTTAAGCTTCTCCTGCAGGCCTTAGGCCAATGTCGTGATTTCATTGCACGAAAGTTGCCTATGGTTGAAACTGTTAAGACTCCATCCACGGCTGCAGCTGCCAAAGCACTGTTAGACAACCCACCTGACTGTGCAGCGATCTGCTCCAGTATATGTGCCACTTTATTCGATGGGTTGGAAATTCTCTTCAATGGCATTCAGAATGAACGATGTACGTGGATGTACAATGACCATTTTTTCCTAACCAATTGACCGGAACAACAGCAAATTTCACTCGCTTTTTCATAATTGCATACTCGCAATTCACAGAACTACCCCCGGTCATGACATCAAACCGACACTTCAAGGGTTTAATCCGCATGTCAGTTCCACCTCCTCAAGCCGTTGAACCGGAATCCAATAGAGCTCGGGGTGTTGTGGAGTACCTGAAGTTACTAGACGCTTTCACAACGCGTATAGACAGGCGTCCGGCTTTGGACACGACACCTTTCAGCAGTATATACTTTATTGAAGTGCAAGGAAATAAGGCGAACGGGACAACTTTCAACTCTTGGGCTCTTGAGTTAGAACAAGTGACATCAAGGATAAATTGTGCTGGTGGTGACGCTTCGTTATTGGGTGTGTGGTGATCAAAATGTTGATGCTGTAGATGTATTCAAGTAGAGTGTGTTCCATTGTTCTTAATCTAACTCATGATTTTTACCCCTCGAGTGTTGACTATGCTTAAATTTTCTCTGTGCCCTGTAAAGTACAAATACCACGGAATTGTAACTTAAACTACCACCTCTACCTACCATCCGCGCAGATTTAATGCATGACTTTACAAACAACGGGATTCTGAACAATTACCGGCCGATTGTCAATAGGCATGTGTGCGGGTATACAAGTCAATATAAAATCGGACTGTATTACAATTTACAAACGAGTCATAATGACAAAATTGTGTTTCCTGCTGTTACTTAGCTTAAACGTCCCCATGGCTCGTCTGAGGCGTTTCATTGGCAGAGGCGAATTCTCTTCTGTGGTGAACAGTATCTGAGAAGAAATATGGCTATGGCATCAGGAATTAATAGAGAAGGACGAGTAAAGCAACTTACATCCAACCTCATTGTCAGGGAAAGGTCCATAGAATCGAGTGCGATCTTGGGGAAATATATACCTTAAGGATGTATAACAATCAGGATTCCTATTGAACATACCATATCGGTATAACGGCATTCCTGTTCGAAGCCTTTCGACGAGATCAGCATTGGACGTAAAATATCGTCCAAATGCAATGGCATCATGATCGCCCTGTGTCATAGAGATGACCATGAGGAAGGCAATTTGGATGTAAAACAGTAACCTCACTCGTTCTATACCCTCCCAGCAATTACTTGGATTGTATCCACCAGCAACCATGCACGGTGTCGTACCAAGTGCCTGTCGAAAGGGATATAAAGTTAACTGCTCCGGAGTAAATTCGGGTCCATGCTTTTTGTCATTTGTTGTGGACGCCAATGCCCGTAGTTTATCTTGCTCTGAACGGACTTCATCGAAGCCTTTACCATGACATGTAagtgagaaaaagaaaaatgggAGAGGGAAAAAATTGTACGTGGTTCAATAAGATGTACGTATGCTAAACCCATTGTGGACAGTTCTTTGCATAAATAGGTCCATTGGTAGAGTCGCTGGGTACCACGGGTTTGATTGAAAAAGCCAAATGGACTGAAAACAGCGGAAACAAACGGTGATTAGTACTAATCTCAACAATCGAGGTTCCTGAGCAACACTAACGAAAGGCGAACAGCGACTTTATCAAAGCCAATAGCAATCCCAATATCTGTAGTCAGCTCAAGCAGGAAGCGACAACGGTTCTCTGGGGAGCCACCGTACGAATCTGTGCGATGGTTGATATTGCTGTGAAGAAATTGTTCTGGTAGGTATCTTTAATCGGAGATTATTAGAAGTTATGAATTTATTCCGAAGTAATCGACTGACCCATTAGCTGCATGTATCTCAATGCCGTCAAAGCCGGCTGCTCGAGCAGCCTTCGCGGCGTGGACGTACTCGAGCTTGACTTTGTTGATGTCGTCTTGAGTCATTGCTTTTGGTGTTTCCCAATCTATAACCTTGTTAAATTTGGTGTCGGTGATGGGAACTGCAGAAGATGATATGGTGTGAATTCCCGTGCGCAGTGAGTGCGTATTCCGCCCCTGATGCCATACTAGCGATGAGATATCAATAACAACGATCAGAGGTTTGAGTGCTGATTTTGAAAGCAGCTTACACTGCATGACGAACAAGCCACCTTTCTGGTGGACCGCATCCACGACCTTCTTCCATCCCAACTGTTGCTCATCAGTAAATATACCTGGAACCCCATCCACACCGGAAGCCTGGATGCTTGTCGGTCTGACGGAAGTTTGGACAACTTAGCTAGAATGTTAGACTGATAATATGAATAAACATACGTGGCTtctgttggaatgatagtcggcgagcgacttggtcgctaagtcgttatcttcctcttgtagtttatcttatcatattttttctagattattctactataggttccgtagttactgtaggtacaaccgtgtagctacgtcgtgaatctacatcttttaccaccactgcgcattatacttacaacaggttatgggccccgagaGGTCATAACTAAAGCTCGCTTTGTTCTAAACTCGTTCTATTCTTATCGATCTATATCTAAACTtgtactcgacgtcaaatggCTGACTCGACAACCGCGGAAGTCAACATCGGCGGATATCGCATCGACACACTGAAGGCCCACAATTGGATGCCGTGGAAGCGGCGCATGCTAGCAGTACTGGTGGACCTCGGACTGGAGAAATACGTGGACGGCACGTCGCTTCGACCAGGATCAGCGAAACCGAACGCACCCACGGCGGAAGAAATCGCAGCTCAGACAGCGTGGGATaagggagatgcgaaagcgcgATGCAGGATCGAACTCGCGTTAAGCGATGCGGAGATGGTACACGTCCTGGGAGCGCGCACGGCGCGCGAGATGTGGACGCAGTTGTGCACAGTGAAGGAATCCAAGGGACGACTCGGTGTTTTGGCGACACGACGAGCACTTTTCCGGGCAACCGCAGAGGAGGGATGCGACATGGCAGAGCATATCGCAAAGCTACGTCAATTCCAGGAGGAGCTGCACATCATGGGCAGCATTGTATCGGACGAAGATTTCgtcatgattttgctcaCCTCGTTGCCGGAATCTTGGGAGAATTATGCGTCATCCTTTTTGGGCTCGAGCGGGAATCGTCCTACGCTCACTTCGCAAGAGCTCGTTGGTGTtctccttgaagaagctcgtcgtcggaaggagcgtggaggtgatggtgccggagggactacgcttcaagttcgtggaggtcaagggtcgtcggatggaaagggtaatggttcgagggatggcagcggcgggaagGAGTGCTATAATTGCCACAAGATGGGGCACATTTCGAAGGATTGCTGGGCGAAGGGCGGAGGtcgtgaaggaaagggtccgagggggcggaagacgaagaatagaGGGCGGACGAATCAGGCTCGGGAGGACGTCAACACTACGCTCAACGATGAGGTTGCGTACCACacgtactcgacgtcaaacTTCTCTCGTTACGACTGGCTTTACGATTCTGCAACCACCAGTCACGTTTGTCCCGTCCGTGAAGCCTTCATCGAGTATACGCCACTCGTTAATTCCTCCGTTCGTGGTGTCGGAAAGAGTCCAGCTATCATTGCAGGCCGCGGAAcagtcatcctcaacttcgatgtcgacgggcagacgattactcatcgtttgaaagacgttttacacatccctgaagccgaaaatgctttgatgtcgctcggaaggtttgagagggatgggaggagctcgtcgtttaagaatgggaaggttcttttgatggatgcgaaggataaggttattggaaaagggtcgaaacgcggtcagatgtatattcttcacgctcgcgctcagcttAATTCAGGGGAACAGGTCAACTACGTCTCGCCAAAACTCACCTgggatcaatggcatcgtcgttttggcCATATCTCAGTGTCGTCGTTGCAGAAACTCGTCCGGAACGATCTTGTCGTCGGTCTTTCCGTGGACGAAAcgtctattccatccccatcgtgcgaggcgtgcatccaagcgaagcagacgcataaacctttccctggagaagcagaaaatcgaTCCACGGTTCCTGGAGAGCGAACCATGAGCGACGTATGGGGTCCTATCGGAACACGCTCGGTAAATGGATTTTATTACTACATTACGTTTATGGACGACGCGAAGCGATACAACGGCgtggttttcttgaaggacaagaaggaggcggcgaaggcgattgagaatcatggggagcgagtgaagaggaggtttgggcagtatccgaggtacattcgcatggacaatggcaaggaactcgtgaacgagcggattaagaagtgggcggcggagagaggcattgaaatcgagacgacggcgccatattccccatctcagaacggcgtcgcagagcgctacaatcgtacgctgttggagctagcacgtgcgatgattattgcgaagaatttacctctctttctctgggacGAGGCGGTCAATTACGCGAATTATTTACGCAACCGCGCGCCTACTCGAGCACTCGACGACAAGACACCATATGAAGGCTggcacaacaagaaaccggatgtttctcaccttcgggagttcggatgcgatgtatgggtgttagacgagacgaaggggctttcgaagctcaagccacggtcgaagaagatggtattCGTTGGTTTTAACGAAGGCTCGAAGTCTGTGCGTTATTACGATCCCAAATCGCGCACAGTGAAGTCATCGCGAAACGTATCGTTtaacgaaaacgaaacgcCGCAGAACGTCGAAATTCCTGGATTATCGTCTGAGGGGGAGCGTAACGAATCGACAGACGTTAAATCCAGCGAAAACGAGCCAgaaaccgtcaagaacgaaccTATTTCGTCTACAGCATCGATTCCACAGCCCAGCATACGTCGATCAGCtcgtgaacacaattttgTTGATTACAAGAAGGCAAACAACCCGAATGCTCGTTTACCGACTACACGATCCCAAACGACTCTAAACGCACCACAAATCGCTACAAAATCGACCGAGACCTCGAGCGCAAAGTCTACAGCAACGGAGCAagcaaacattgtcaaagaacagctgTGGGGCGCGATTTTAGACGATTCGGAACGTGTCTTTGCCATGCGCGAATTGGACGTACCTCGgacacttgaagaagctttggaaagctgtgagg
Coding sequences:
- a CDS encoding Bifunctional chorismate mutase/prephenate dehydratase, producing MSHEQALGQCRDFIARKLPMVETVKTPSTAAAAKALLDNPPDCAAICSSICATLFDGLEILFNGIQNERSNFTRFFIIAYSQFTELPPVMTSNRHFKGLIRMSVPPPQAVEPESNRARGVVEYLKLLDAFTTRIDRRPALDTTPFSSIYFIEVQGNKANGTTFNSWALELEQVTSRINCAGGDASLLGVW
- a CDS encoding Flavin oxidoreductase hxnT, whose protein sequence is MGLAYVHLIEPRFDEVRSEQDKLRALASTTNDKKHGPEFTPEQLTLYPFRQALGTTPCMVAGGYNPSNCWEGIERVRLLFYIQIAFLMVISMTQGDHDAIAFGRYFTSNADLVERLRTGMPLYRYDRTRFYGPFPDNEVGYTVHHRREFASANETPQTSHGDV
- a CDS encoding Flavin oxidoreductase hxnT — translated: MRSGEATPTSIQASGVDGVPGIFTDEQQLGWKKVVDAVHQKGGLFVMQCKLLSKSALKPLIVVIDISSLVWHQGRNTHSLRTGIHTISSSAVPITDTKFNKVIDWETPKAMTQDDINKVKLEYVHAAKAARAAGFDGIEIHAANGNINHRTDSYGGSPENRCRFLLELTTDIGIAIGFDKVAVRLSLVLLRNLDC